In Chloroflexota bacterium, one DNA window encodes the following:
- a CDS encoding ABC transporter ATP-binding protein/permease, producing MMGGLGGPRHLLEAEAQKPQRLGATLARFGFYFRKKWFGFAFAILLIVIGTWGQVVTPDLIGQSIDCYLLPNPSACWFDTINSEISNADRLSGLGSLVLLLCGLFIGTSILQGLAFYAMNWSGQHALRQMREDLFAQIHRLSLGFYSRNEAGNIMSRITSDTDTIQQMLGFALLNVLGGILLIGWVAIKMLQENVPYALLSLSVVPFMAIATFYFSSQARKAFRKTRQQMGSVNAGLQESIAGAREVQAFNREEESIAQFVRTNAANRDANVRAATFTSALNPVLEALGYVAIAIVVVVGGLSVLRDQPLFGSTAISLGLVFAFLQYVQRFNQPIQQIAVMWTNVQNAIAGGERIFNLLDEVPDVTDKPDAREMPAIVGKVELVDAKAEYKKGEPVLRGVSFTAEPGQTIAIVGPTGAGKTTIINLLPRFYDVTGGAVKIDGIDVRDVTAASLRRQIGIVLQDSFLFSDTVINNIRYGRLDASDEEVIAAAKLASAHDFIERLSDGYQTVLGERGGGLSQGQRQLIAIARAALANPRILILDEATSSVDTRTERLIQQAFDSLLQGRTSFVIAHRLSTIRNADLVLMLKDGAVIERGTHTELLAQRGAYYDLYMSQFRREEEVAA from the coding sequence ATGATGGGTGGATTAGGCGGTCCCCGCCACTTACTCGAAGCCGAAGCTCAGAAGCCCCAACGCTTAGGTGCGACGCTGGCTCGCTTTGGCTTTTACTTTCGCAAAAAATGGTTTGGCTTTGCCTTTGCCATTCTATTAATTGTTATCGGCACGTGGGGCCAAGTTGTGACTCCCGATTTGATCGGCCAATCGATCGATTGCTATTTGCTGCCCAACCCCAGCGCCTGCTGGTTTGATACGATCAACAGCGAGATTAGCAACGCTGATCGTTTGAGCGGACTTGGCTCGTTGGTGCTGTTGTTGTGTGGCTTGTTCATCGGCACATCGATTTTGCAGGGCTTGGCCTTTTATGCCATGAACTGGTCGGGCCAGCATGCTCTGCGCCAAATGCGTGAAGATCTGTTTGCCCAGATTCATCGCTTGTCGTTGGGTTTTTACTCACGCAACGAAGCTGGCAACATTATGAGCCGCATCACTAGCGATACCGATACGATTCAGCAGATGCTGGGCTTTGCCTTGCTCAACGTGCTTGGCGGTATTTTGCTGATCGGCTGGGTTGCGATCAAGATGTTGCAAGAAAATGTGCCCTATGCCTTGCTGAGCTTGAGCGTTGTGCCATTTATGGCGATTGCAACCTTCTATTTTTCGAGTCAAGCTCGTAAAGCTTTCCGTAAAACCCGTCAACAAATGGGTAGCGTCAATGCTGGCTTGCAAGAAAGCATCGCGGGAGCGCGGGAAGTACAAGCGTTCAATCGCGAAGAAGAAAGCATCGCCCAATTTGTGCGTACCAACGCCGCTAATCGCGATGCCAACGTGCGGGCTGCAACCTTCACTAGTGCGCTCAATCCAGTGCTTGAAGCCTTGGGCTATGTGGCGATTGCAATTGTGGTGGTGGTTGGTGGGCTTTCAGTCTTGCGCGATCAACCATTATTTGGCTCGACTGCGATTTCCTTGGGCTTAGTATTTGCTTTCTTGCAATATGTCCAACGCTTCAACCAACCAATTCAGCAAATTGCCGTGATGTGGACAAACGTGCAAAATGCGATTGCTGGCGGCGAACGGATTTTCAATTTGCTTGATGAAGTTCCCGATGTGACCGACAAGCCTGATGCCCGCGAAATGCCGGCGATTGTGGGCAAAGTTGAGTTGGTTGATGCTAAAGCTGAGTACAAAAAGGGCGAACCAGTGTTGCGTGGCGTGAGTTTTACGGCTGAGCCAGGCCAAACGATTGCGATTGTTGGGCCGACTGGAGCTGGCAAAACCACAATTATCAACTTGCTGCCACGTTTTTATGATGTCACTGGTGGTGCAGTCAAGATTGATGGAATTGATGTGCGCGATGTAACAGCTGCTAGCTTGCGCCGCCAAATTGGCATCGTGCTACAAGATTCGTTCTTGTTCTCCGATACGGTGATCAACAATATTCGCTATGGGAGGCTCGATGCCAGCGATGAAGAAGTGATTGCAGCTGCAAAATTAGCCTCGGCTCACGATTTTATCGAGCGTTTAAGCGATGGTTACCAAACTGTGCTGGGCGAACGTGGTGGTGGTTTGAGCCAAGGCCAACGTCAATTAATCGCGATTGCCCGTGCTGCACTGGCCAATCCACGTATTTTGATTTTGGATGAAGCGACTTCGAGTGTTGATACCCGTACCGAGCGCTTGATTCAGCAGGCCTTTGATAGCTTGTTGCAAGGCCGAACCAGCTTTGTGATTGCCCACCGTTTGAGTACAATTCGCAACGCCGATTTGGTGTTGATGCTCAAAGATGGCGCAGTGATCGAGCGCGGCACGCATACCGAACTCTTGGCGCAACGCGGCGCGTACTACGATTTGTATATGAGCCAATTCCGTCGCGAAGAGGAAGTAGCGGCCTAG